One stretch of Heptranchias perlo isolate sHepPer1 chromosome 29, sHepPer1.hap1, whole genome shotgun sequence DNA includes these proteins:
- the sac3d1 gene encoding SAC3 domain-containing protein 1 → MTSAKCEEVDVVRVGTCTGMCPDRERDERQRQKRLHRFEILAGQPAADPRRTVKEYSRPAAGKEAPRLSELRPARVLLQTVHYLIDEIVGGNVGPWAEVYDYVFDRLRSVRQDMTIQQIDGQITVTILEKSLRFLLCASYFLCDEQIRVFDVKMSDVHVQECFSWLLGSYPTGEYENEAEFQALAVLYNLGSVKAHHHALLLPEHIRNTPDMRLAFDINRDFAEGNYVRCLRAMRRLPFLHSCAIHRHIGTVRQRLLRVFSHGYSSRNCRYPMRALTGLLALDSQLEAADLCEQHGLEVAGGWVRFQRSCYREPGPGPLPSGPSLTLVGKKQGGRSVSSIVHGHRAPPD, encoded by the exons ATGACGTCGGCAAAGTGCGAGGAAGTGGACGTGGTCCGGGTGGGAACCTGCACCGGGATGTGTCCGGATCGAGAGAGGGACGAGCGACAGAGGCAGAAGAGACTTCACAGGTTCGAAATCCTGGCGGGACAGCCGGCAGCCGACCCACGGAGAACAGTGAAGGAATATTCCCGGCCAGCAGCCGGGAAGGAGGCCCCTCGACTCAGCGAGCTTCGGCCAGCCAGGGTCTTGCTGCAAACCGTCCACTACCTGATTGATGAGATAGTTGGTGGGAATGTGGGGCCCTGGGCTGAGGTCTATGACTATGTGTTTGACCGTCTGCGCAGTGTCCGACAGGACATGACCATCCAACAGATAGACGGCCAAATCACTGTCACCATTCTGGAGAAAAGTCTGCGCTTTCTCCTCTGTGCCTCCTATTTTCTGTGCGATGAACAAATACGAGTCTTTGATGTGAAGATGAGTGATGTACATGTGCAGGAGTGTTTCAGCTGGTTACTTGGCAGCTACCCGACCGGTGAATATGAAAATGAAGCTGAGTTTCAGGCGCTGGCCGTGCTGTATAACCTGG GATCGGTTAAAGCACACCATCATGCCTTGCTCCTGCCCGAACACATCAGAAACACGCCTGACATGAGACTGGCATTTGACATTAACCGAGACTTCGCGGAGGGAAACTACGTGCGATGCCTCCGAGCGATGCGACGCCTGCCCTTCCTGCACAGCTGCGCGATTCACCGTCACATCGGGACCGTCCGGCAAAGGCTACTCCGGGTATTTAGCCACGGTTACAGCAGCCGGAACTGCCGCTATCCAATGCGGGCCTTGACTGGCCTGCTGGCCCTGGACAGCCAGCTCGAGGCTGCCGACCTCTGTGAACAACATGGTCTGGAGGTGGCAGGCGGCTGGGTGCGTTTCCAGAGGAGCTGCTACAGGGAGCCCGGTCCTGGACCCCTCCCCAGCGGGCCGTCGCTGACTCTTGTCGGCAAAAAGCAAGGAGGCAGATCGGTGTCGAGTATTGTCCACGGCCACAGGGCGCCTCCTGACTGA